The Apium graveolens cultivar Ventura chromosome 3, ASM990537v1, whole genome shotgun sequence sequence AAAGAATGCAGCTAAAGGTCAGTCAGTGGGAACTGAAGAGAGTGGAGGCTTTCAGTTGGGTAGAAGGCGCCAAGCCTTTCCGGTGACTGGAAACCGAAGTGCAACTTTCCGTTAGTCTAGCAGTTTCGAAAATAATTGCTGCTGTGCAAGAAATTGTTGCATTTCTATTTTGTTGTAAATTGTAAAATATAAGTTCGACTAAAGGGCAACATCAATGAAAATCCCAGGCTGCAAACTTTTTATATTTAAACCCTTCCGTTTAAGAAAAAGTGGATTTTATATGCTGTTATATTTGTTAATACTTGATAGATGTACAGAGTAATTGATTATGTTTTTAACTAACAGAGATACACGGTGAATAATTAACCATATGAGTTTGTTTACtgtgtgtttttgtgttatggGTAATTTTGAGTATTAAAATAGATGAATTTGGGCAAAGAACTAAAATTGATGAATTTGGTTCATTTCATTGTGAACAGAGGAGGATTATCATTATTAGAAAGAATAAGACAATCAAAATGAGTTAAATTATCGTTATTAGAAAGTAGAAAGTGTAAGGCaatcaaaataaattaaactTATCAACTGTTATTGATTGATCATGGATATAATTAGAAGCAAGTAGTGTTTTCTATGCGGTACATCTATCATTTAAGTTATAGTTCTaaaaattactgattttatcGATTAATCACTTGATTAATTGTTTAGGTGTTTTTTcgatttaattttaaaattcaattaattactgtatatttttttaaaattaatatataaagattaataattttaatattattatatatttttaaataaattcgatTAGTATTCCGATTAATTATTCCGATTAATTGGAAATTATTCAATTAATCACTGTAAAGTTTGTATACAGACTAATGCCTAATCCTGTCTTTTAGAACACTCATCATTAACCATTAATAATAGTGCTTACTTTAGAAATTTAAAAGAAATAGTTAGTTTAATAGTTTTTTAAAACAGTTATTTAGTAGTTATTACTACTTTCATTTCGAGGTATTTATTTTACCAGTGGATTATACTTCTTTCTTAAAAAAAAAGAAGatttaatttttaacttttcAAATAACTTCTTATAAAGAAATTGGGAAATAAACTTCTTATAAAGAAtgaaaaaaaatctgaaaaacgaaatgttttttaatatattaatttcaaAACCTTATTTTATGCCAAGTACTTTGAAAACTTTAGGTCTCAAGTGTGAAGCTAAAGCTCTCGAGTCCAACGTGGCTAGCTGTGATTGGCAAGATAACGTAGCCCTTACCAGTCCGTTGATACAAAAGAGCCTAAAAAATTGAATTACATACGTGTCTGGTGTCTCTGTTCTGTATATATAAAACATAAATTGAAATAATCGAAATGAAAGTTAAGCGCGTTACAGCAAAATCTTAATCTCCGTCATCATCATTCTCCGAATTAATATTTGCCCTTGCAGCTTAAATTTGTAATTCGATTGAATCTCGTGAAACTATGGAAGGAGGAGGCACAAGTCTATCGGAACTATATCAAAGCTCAAAGAGGTTGTTGATAAAGTGCAGAGATGGCTTAGAGCGCCTGGAGCGTCTCGAATTTTCATCATTATCAGCTACTGTAGACTCTCCCGAGCTTTCTTACAGCGTACAAAGAGATATCTCTCAGATCCATTCTCTCTGCTCTAATATGGATCTCCTTTGGCGTTCCGTCGCTGCCAAATCTCAGCGTGATCTCTGGAAAAGGTCctaaaactctctctctctctctctccctccctctctctctctctctctctcccttttACTCTTTTATTCTGACTATGCAAGATGTTTTATGTTTATAAGTTAGAGTTAATTGGTAAGATTTGTTGTTCGATTTCGTGCCCGCGGTTAGgtttaatatatttttttgatTTCGTTGCGAAATTATTGTTATTATTCTTCGAGTACCTTTTAGATGGACATTTTAGCATTTGCTTGATTTGAACACTTATATTGCTGTATTTGAATCGAGTGATATGATTAGTCGGATGAAACCCTAGGTGTTCTATTGAATACTTATGCTGCCTGTGCCTGGTGCCCTTTAATTTTTCGGAAATCAGCTACATTGCGGAGCTTAATTTACTACTATAGTTTTTTTTGTTGAGTATTTACAATTGTAGTTGCAAATAAATTATGCTTTTCTCCTAATTATTtgtattaattttaaaaaaaaaatcggAAAGCCTCCCGGAAGAATTTTGAATGGAACAATATGGTCATTGCACTTTTTGTCTGTTCGAACTGTTCATCACTGTTTTTTGTTAGTCGCTTCAGAGTTGGATCTCCTGATTGTTTTACCAAGTAGTGTAAATTTAGTTGTTAACTTTGTTAATGGGAGATAAAGCAAGAGCTTACTTTTCGGTTACATGTTTGTTTTAATAGAAAAGTCGAACACGTGGCTGAAGAGGCAGACTCATTGAAAGAAAGTCTGGATAAATACTTTCAACGACATCAGAGACGAATGCAAGAAACTCAAGAGAGGGAAGCGTTGTTGGGAAGAGCTGTATGTACTTCTCTCTCCTAGTTAATTTATATAATGTATGCTGTTATATGCATATCTAATGCGTTGATAATTTCATAGAATGGGGAATCATCACATGTTTTGAGAATTTTTGATGAGGAAGCGCAAGCAATGCAGTCTGCTCGAAATTCTTCAAGGATGCTGGAAGAAGCTAATGCAACTGGAATTGCTATCCTATCGAAATATGCTGAACAGAGGGATCGTTTAAAGGTATGCACATTGGGTTATAAACAAATGTTTATGCATGGAATCACCCTCAACCCACAAGTAGTGTAAAATCACAACTCATCCTTGAATTCTTTCTTTAAGGCCCTTTATGGTGACTGACTATAAGTTGCACCCAGAGAAACTTTGTGATTACAATTTTTTTGGGGAAAAAAATATTAACTGCATTGCTGCTTCATCACTAGTCACTAGCAGTTAGAGCTGGCAATTCGTGTCGTGTGgtgtactttcgtgtttcgtgtcaAAGAAGGGTAATACAAAAAACGAAACGAAATTAATTCGTGTACTGAATGTCAAAATCGAAAACAAAAATAAATGTTTCGTGTCAACACGAAACGAAACGAAAGTGCACAAATATTTCATGTACTTCTCGTGTAAACGAAACGAAATGAAAACAGGGCAATAACAGTAGGAGGCACAAATTGATTAAATGTGAGATATGAAGAGGAAGTAGAAGATACGAAGAAGACGATCTGAGTGGAGACGAGTGTAAACCAGACAGCAAAGAAGGAACCTGACTTAGAGTTGAGTGAATCAAGGATGTATACAAGCATGAGGCCCAGAATTAAAGCAACGACTTCCACCTAGTTCTAATAGGAAAGCACCACGGGGGACGAGACCGAAGATAAACGGAATAATAAGAAAGATGTATGTAACCAGCGGATTTGTAACAGGGGAAAGAAAGTAGAAACCCTAAAAGTTATAAAAGACTATTGGGCCTGCGTGGTCTCAACCTTTTTTGCCAAAACGTGGGTCTCAATTTGTCAAAAGAAGTATCACCATTGTTGTCAAAGTAAAATTTAAATTACATTTTATCTATTAtgtataaaaattatatatatattatttatttataatatgtatttacttaattttaaaatatcaattaattatttatttatttcgtgtCGTGTATATGTGGGTAAAACCAAAACCAACACTAAATTTAATCGtatactttcgtgttcgtgtaccgAAAAGGTAAAACCAAACCCATAATTTTTGTGTCGTGTATGGTATTTCCGGCTCTACTAGCAGTGTTCTCCACAGCGATCAAAAGAGTTGAGAAATAATTTCATTTTACTAATATTATAAGTGGTTACCTACTCGGATGAGTGGATGGCAAAAACCCTCTTTCCCTTTTAAGTACTTATGAAGGCTTTTTTGACTTCAGCCACCGGATTAAAATGATTGGCTTTACATCTTTCCATGAATTGATcatcatatatttatttttgctcTAGTTCACTAAAATTTGAATGGTTATATGCACATGATATCGGAGCCTCCTTACTATATATATTGTCTTATTCTTAACTCATGCTACCTTAAAAACACCCAAATGATGTGTTTATATCTTAGTAACACACACATACACGTACACGCCAAAGGGAGATAATTAGGCACACAAAGTATTGGCCAGGTGGAAGATCGAGAGATACTTTTATTGAATGGAATCTGGCACCTGGTTGCCTTCAAACTTCATAGTGAATTGATTTGATATATGCACAAGTAAATTATATCaagtaattttataaaaatatggCCCAAAGTTCAGTAATGAACTTCTCACATATATTTTACTTGCAATAAGTATGGAGGGAATGTTTGGCAGCTACAGAGAGGCTACTAGCACTCTAACAGTTTGCATTACATGCTAACTTATATATGTATTTGCTATCGATTAAAAATATTTATCTGCACTCAACCAAACTCTTTTCTGATGCAGAAAGCTCAACGAAAAGCATTGGATGTTCTTAATACACTGGGGCTGTCAAATTCTGTTTTAAGGCTTATAGAGAGGAGAAACCGTGTTGACCAGTGGATCAAATATGCAGGAATGGCCCTGACAATCATCGTCCTAATTGCTTTCTGGAGGTGGACACGATGATTCAAGTTTCAGATTGTATCTAATTTCTGTAGACTTTTTAGCTACTCGTCCAAATGGATTGATTAGAAATGGGAATTACCAGTAAGCAACTTCACAATATTTACTGAAAAACTGCATCATAGCTTTTGGTGGAAGGGTTGGATTATCAGATCTAGCAACTTGCTATAAGGATATATGTATTATAAAGCATGGAGGAAGTGGTTTTCTTCAAAAATCTTTACCTTAGGTTGAGTTAATTTTCTGTTCATATCGGGAAAATGCTGATCTTTATGGAATCTGATATTATATCGGAGAGAATATATGTATATTTGTGGTTTGGCTCAACATTTAAGATCTAAAACTCTTGTATAACAAATTTCGGAAGGCATAAGCAGCCTTGGTTCACTGGTTTATTTAGATCATGGCGTAGTTTATTGTTAGTTTTTTGGTATTTAATTCAAGTAAAGTCTAATATTTTTGGAAATGCATAATTTTATAGAGGGAAGAGATTCAATAAATTTTACCATATGAACAATCAAGTGGGTTCCCCAATTATGGCGGGCCCCGTATAGTTCAAATCACATATTTAAAGTCCAACTGGCCTGGGGGACATTGTACATGACTAATTTAGTGGTTAGAGTATAATCAACTAAACCAACATTAAGTAAATAGTTATTCTCTTACCTTGTCAGTGGTATGCACATTAATTTGCGTCCCATGACAATTTGATATCCTTCTCATTTCGAAAGACATAGACCGAGGACGAATTATATTTTAGGAGGTTATATTGCCAAAGAAATGGTGCGGGTTATATTTTAAGAGGTCATATGGAACGAGTGCTGCTGGGCATATACGATGGAGGAGATGATCATACCAAGATCACATACGATCTACAACCGTTGTGATTTTCTTTATCATACACTATAAACATCCTTCGAAATGCCatattttgtcaaaaaaaaagagaaagataTGTCATATTAAGGAGCAGGCACGAGACATGCATAATTTGACTATCCAGTATGATTACGCTATACATTTTGTTGGTCACCCTTTAAATTGACAAAGACATCACATCACTAAAGTGTTATTTATAAACATTCACGTACCTTCCTATTTGCTATAATGAGATAGAGAAACCAGGCACATCAATTCTTCCACCCGTACCTAGAATAGTTACTTACAAATACGAGAAAAATACAGAAGAATAAAAATCCCACCTTTTCTTCTTCCCCACTATAGGCTCTTTCACGCtaatcattttttttattaagTCGTTCTATTGTCACGTTCTTTGATTTAAAAGCaaactattttttattttttgattgAAATCTCGTTAACTATTgattttattattataatttgttataaaaattttacattaattttatttaataatctTAAATCTCACCTAATATAATTtgaaaaaatgataaaaatagccgatttttgaaaaaattgaaCAAAAATAGTCATTCTGAAAAAAGTGGCCAATTTTGGCCGAATGAATACTCCATTATCAGTTGGGGATTccaatttgtataagatactccactggtagttgggtatttcatatatgggatactccactgccagttgggtatcttgtataaagtggatactccactgacagttgggtatcccatcggctaaagttggtcaacttttcagaaattggttatttttgtcaattttgtgtaaaaataggctaaatttgtcATTCGTCCATATAATTTTTATTACTAATATAacattttaattatatatatatatattactaaaaataaaataaagttccTAAGGTGACCTTAGAAAAATTTCCTAATATAATGATTGATTTGGGTGCATTATATTCCTTATGTATTTGCTTACTTTCCTAATTTCAAAGGCATGTAAAATATatgataaataaatatttaataataaatgaTTATGAATGCTTGTTTACATGTATATGTGTATTTGTGGTGATcttaggaaaaatgttctaagatTAACCTTAGATTCTTATTCTCTACTAAAAATAATTCTGCTATTTGATTCATTATGTGCTTATAATAAATTTatcatttaactatttatttataaGAAAAAGTGGCTTATAATTATTTCTTCCATTTTAAAATGGTAGTTGACTTTTCTTAGTCAAAATTGCTCAAATTTTTATTAGatattaaaaatcattttttcacAATTTTAAGGTGACTGAAACAATATTTTATTGATGATtatatatttttgatattttttttaaatatttaatgtCGGTAATTTCACTAAAGTTGGATTATTATTTTGAAATGTAAGGATTAATTTTATAacttaaattatatataaaaaatgtcttacctttttaaatatttattttaaattttaaatttaatttcacaaaataaatttttaatgGTAAATTGTTtacaatatttttttttcaattacATGCAATGAAGGCAGTATGATTAATTAACTCATACAACAATTTTTAAATAAAGAAGCCAAGTGAGCCCTCATAAATAACTACATGATATGATTTGATCTTTGAAGGTGAAACTTGTTAATTtgttcaaattataatataatcaaatgatattttttaattaaaatgatAATAGCTGTGGATAATTAAAAATGTACATAgcagtagaataccatgtatatAAAAGGCAGTATCTAATGAAAACAGTGGGAAGGTATAGTAACATGTTTATAGTACGAAACTAGTTACCCAAACTTTGGGCGAGCACCTTCTCTTGGGAAAAACAGGAGCGCTACTTTAGACACCTGTCCCGAAACGATCCAACCTGTCCCCAAACAATCCAAAGGTGGCCCCTGGTTTTCACTATTAGGTTTATCTTATATATTTACGTTTAATCTTTTTCTCTATCACATTTCATCATTTCACTCTCCTTGCCCCGTTTTCATTTGGAAAATATGTGTATCTCATAATAATTTTGTGTTTTCAACACTGAAATCATAGAATGACGACCAGAGTTGCGAGATCAAGGAAAGAAATCTCTAAACCACTTGGATGTGCAAGAAAGGATAAGACTAACAAGAAAGAGAAGAGATGCAAAAGAACCACCAACTCAAAAACCAGATCAAAAGAGTTGCAACCTGCACCATCCACCAATTTGTTGCAAAGATTATATGTAACTTGTGAGGATGTGTTTAAAAGTGGAGATGCTAATTTACCTTCCGCTGATGTCCAAACACTCAGACTCATCCTCGGTTAGTTATTTCTATAATCTATTAATGTTGCTATTGTTATTTTTACCATTGAATGTTAAATTTGGAGTCATGATTTCTTTTTTCTTATActatatattttaaaaatgttaGAATAAAAATAGCATCACCATCCTAACTAGTGACTGTCTAGCTTGCAAATAGGCGGTGTGAATTTTGTTCTTTTCTTTATCTCATCTTTTGGTACTAATGGAAATTTTACACAATGTTGCTAGTTTATGAgcaatattatatttataatattatacaTTGATGCAGCGAGTAGATACAAAAATGTGGTGTTCTTAGATAGCACAAGTATATACATCAAAAGCAACTAAAACATACTAAAAATCCTTTTATCGATAACAAagttattttgattttttaaattaaatatagtTGTATAAAAAACATATATGATCGCATTTTTTAAAAAACATATATGATCCGAGTAATGTCAGATGATCACATATGCATTGCAACCATTTTTAGTTCCTACAATGTTTTATTGATTTAATAGTATGAAACCATGCATTGTTTAGTGGCACCAGGTatgtattattattatattattatttgtatttttGACATAAAGCCGACTATATATTTTAATATAGGATATTTCTACGGGTTTCTCTTAAGGTCTGGCTACATGATGCAGGAACCAAAAAGCTCTGGTGCAACAGCCGTATACGTGCTATattcataattaatattttttagtAAAATCTTTTAGCTATTTCTTGTGGTTTTATGAACTAAGTTTCACAGCTTTGGGTAGATAGTATTTGCACATCAGAAATTCCAAGCATAACGTACTAAAGTCTACAGCTAGTTACAAGCAAAGCTTTAACAAGTCTTTGATGATGTTGCAGATAGTATGGTGCCTGAGGATGTAGGTCTAAGTCCGGAAATTAAGTTCTTTAACCCTTCTAATGCTCCTGAGGAAGTTCCAAAAGTCGGATACACTAGTATACACCAATGCAAGAATTACTCGGTAAGATGTTCAAACAAGTACTTGCGCACTTGGTACATTGTGAATTTGTGATGTATAATAGAACAGCTTAATGTCTTCTTATAGTAGTTGGAATTAATTGGATGGATCAAGTTTACCGATGTGTTTGTTTCATTGTGCATGCAGCTCTGCATCTTTTTCCTGTCTACAAATGCTGTCATTCCTTTGCATAACCACCCAGGGATGACTGTTTTCAGTAAGCTTTTGATTGGCACAATGCACGTCAAAGCATATGACTGGGTTAATCAGGTTGAATCCGAGGACTCGACTACATCTCCCTCTAAATGTAAGTTGTCATCTATATAGGAATGATCATACGAAAGTTATGTGGAATAACTTTGATTATTGAACTTAAATGACATGATGATGCTTGTTTGCAGTGAGATTGGCAAAGTTGAAAGCAAACAGTATTTTCACAGCTCCATGCGACACATCTGTTCTGTACCCAACTTCAGGAGGCAACATCCATGAGTTTAGAGCTATAACACCGTGTGCAATTCTTGATGTTATCGGTCCACCCTATTCTGTAGAAGAAGATCGAGATTGCTCCTACTTCAAAGACATTCCCTACTCCGCATTCCCAAGTATGCAACTTCTTCTTCTGcttctgcttctgcttctttcttTTAATTAATTAGAAAGATTCGTAATTTATGAGGAATTCTTGATTAAATTTATCTAAATGTAGTTGATTGTTAACTTGTGTAGTTGGGGGTAAAGGAAGCTTGATCAACAAAGAAGAGGCTGATTCATATGGATGGTTGGAAGAGATTAAAGAGACGCCAAAGGAGGCGCAGATTTATGGAGTGTGTTATATGGGACCTCAGATCATCGAAACTACCCCTTAGCTTCGGTTTTGCATAGAGTTTGGTATCATTTATATTAGATTATCTCTAGTTCTCTTTATCCAACTCTCTTTGCTCCTGTTTCAAGTCCTGAGACTTTGATATGCATGTACATTAAACTTGCCTACATTATCTGGATAGTCTCTCTTATATTTTCAGTTATCAATGGAGCATGTTTAAATATGTTACAGTGTGTTGACTCCTTCAGTGAAGGGTCATTCGATTAAATGATTGTTACCTAGGGTGGGTTTAGAATTTTTTATTTAGGGACACACCTGACTtagaaaaaatatatttatatttttgaattttgagaaGGCGCCTTCATACAACTTCAAAAAATTTAATAGTTAAAAAATGTAAAATTTAATCCAAAGAGAAACAAGTGAAATGGTGATCTTCCCAACATATTCAAACAATATCTGTATGTTTATAAAATGATGAGTTAAAAGCATTTTGTGTACCTGAACTACTGAATATATGCACTTTGTGTACCTGAACTACCATATCTAGCAGAATGAATGCTATACTAACAACTTCCCTGCGAAATACATGCTGCCGTCAGTTTGGTTTAACTCCGTAAGGGTATTTTAGGAAAAGCATATAAAGTGGAGGGCTTGGAAGTAATAACACACATACAACGGCTCTAAACTGAAGATAAAAGGCAGAGTACTAAAGTTAATTTCATCATTTTCTTCCTTGTGTTGCTGATGTCATGGATGAAAGATGTGTGTGTGGTATGTTGGTGGTAGAACGTACTGCGTGGACGGAGAACAATGCTGGACGGAGGTTTGTTAGTTGTGTCAATGGTCGAAGGGGTTGTATATACAATTTTGCATTTACTTAAAAATTAGTAAATTGAACTACGACTAATTCTCTTACTTGTGCACTTTTCTCATAGCATTTG is a genomic window containing:
- the LOC141711946 gene encoding membrin-11-like, coding for MEGGGTSLSELYQSSKRLLIKCRDGLERLERLEFSSLSATVDSPELSYSVQRDISQIHSLCSNMDLLWRSVAAKSQRDLWKRKVEHVAEEADSLKESLDKYFQRHQRRMQETQEREALLGRANGESSHVLRIFDEEAQAMQSARNSSRMLEEANATGIAILSKYAEQRDRLKKAQRKALDVLNTLGLSNSVLRLIERRNRVDQWIKYAGMALTIIVLIAFWRWTR
- the LOC141710626 gene encoding plant cysteine oxidase 2-like, which encodes MTTRVARSRKEISKPLGCARKDKTNKKEKRCKRTTNSKTRSKELQPAPSTNLLQRLYVTCEDVFKSGDANLPSADVQTLRLILDSMVPEDVGLSPEIKFFNPSNAPEEVPKVGYTSIHQCKNYSLCIFFLSTNAVIPLHNHPGMTVFSKLLIGTMHVKAYDWVNQVESEDSTTSPSKLRLAKLKANSIFTAPCDTSVLYPTSGGNIHEFRAITPCAILDVIGPPYSVEEDRDCSYFKDIPYSAFPIGGKGSLINKEEADSYGWLEEIKETPKEAQIYGVCYMGPQIIETTP